From Carya illinoinensis cultivar Pawnee chromosome 5, C.illinoinensisPawnee_v1, whole genome shotgun sequence, one genomic window encodes:
- the LOC122309659 gene encoding fructokinase-like 2, chloroplastic → MAASLSFTRFLLFPRCHSNWPCYPSLNFMQLQDIRLHGKSGLASASRKKAAESFGEEPADENGAVVKKKTTRKRAGRPARKKSVSDITEEKPELVVASDATSDESIISALSNDSKKTRRRTRKKAVSASTSLEEEKTEKKVRRRTKKKDDRDVEDQGSEEEVTDHEESPFVANVEVEIEEDLELGMMEGEDISYTYGWPPLVCCFGAAQHAFVPSGRPANRLINYEIHESMKDALWAPEKFIRAPGGSAGSVAIALASLGGKVAFMGKLGDDDYGKAMLYYMNVNNVQTRSVRIDSKRATAISQMKIGKRGNLRMTCAKPCAEDSLSKSEINIDVLKEAKMFYVSTHSLLDRNMRLTTLQAIKISKKLGGVLFYDVNLPLPLWKSVEETKMFIQQVWNLADIIEVTKQELEFLCGIKPSEEFDTKNNASSKFVHYDPEVVTPLWHENLKVLFVTNGTSKVHYYTKEHNGAVSGTEDVPITPFTCDMSASGDGIVAALMRMLTVQPDLITDKGYIEHTIRYAIDCGIIDQWLLGQVRGFPPEEDMEEEVVPDPNGIRSITEMEYRTLKPVS, encoded by the exons ATGGCGGCATCTCTGTCTTTCACTCGGTTTCTTTTATTCCCCAG GTGCCACTCGAATTGGCCGTGTTATCCTTCACTTAACTTTATGCAGCTTCAGGACATTAGATTACACGGTAAATCGGGCCTGGCATCTGCTTCCAGGAAGAAAGCTGCTGAGAGTTTTGGAGAAGAACCGGCTGATGAAAATGGGGCTGTTGTAAAGAAGAAGACAACTAGGAAACGAGCTGGTAGGCCGGCTAGAAAGAAATCCGTGTCTGATATTACGGAGGAGAAGCCTGAATTGGTGGTAGCTAGTGATGCCACGAGTGATGAAAGCATCATTTCTGCACTAAGTAATGATTCCAAGAAAACACGGCGAAGAACTCGAAAGAAAG CTGTGTCTGCTTCTACTAGCTTGGAGGAAGAGAAAACTGAGAAGAAGGTGAGGAGGAGGACCAAGAAGAAAGATGATAGAGATGTGGAAGATCAGGGCAGTGAAGAAGAAGTTACTGATCATGAGGAGTCTCCATTTGTTGCAAATGTGGAGGTTGAGATTGAGGAGGACCTGGAGTTGGGAATGATGGAGGGAGAGGATATTAGCTATACATATGGTTGGCCCCCTCTTGTCTGTTGCTTCGGAGCTGCGCAGCATGCTTTTGTGCCCTCAGGAAGGCCTGCCAACAGACTTATAAACTACGAAATCCATGAATCAATGAAGGATGCACTATGGGCGCCTGAAAAATTTATTAGGGCTCCTGGGGGATCTGCAGGCAGTGTTGCAATTGCTCTTGCAAGCTTGGGTGGTAAGGTCGCTTTCATGGGAAAACTGGGAGATGATGACTATGGTAAGGCCATGCTATATTATATGAATGTGAACAATGTTCAAACCCGTTCAGTTCGCATTGATAGTAAAAGAGCGACAGCGATATCACAGATGAAGATTGGTAAGAGGGGTAACTTGAGAATGACTTGTGCCAAACCCTGTGCAGAGGATTCCTTATCAAAGTCTGAGATCAATATTGACGTGCTAAAGGAG GCAAAGATGTTCTACGTCAGCACACATTCCCTGCTTGATCGAAATATGAGATTGACTACACTGCAGGCTATCAAGATCTCAAAGAAACTGGGAGGAGTCCTTTTTTATGATGTGAACCTTCCATTGCCACTATGGAAGTCTGTCGAAGAGACCAAGATGTTTATTCAACAGGTGTGGAATCTAGCAGATATTATTGAGGTTACTAAGCAAGAGCTTGAGTTCCTATGTGGGATCAAGCCATCAGAGGAATTTGACACTAAAAATAATGCGAGCTCAAAATTTGTCCATTATGATCCGGAAGTGGTTACACCTCTTTGGCATGAAAATCTTAAGGTTTTGTTTGTGACGAATGGGACTTCTAAGGTACATTATTACACTAAGGAGCACAATGGCGCTGTTAGTGGGACGGAGGATGTCCCGATTACCCCTTTCACTTGCGATATGTCAGCATCAGGGGATGGCATTGTTGCAG CTCTCATGAGAATGTTGACGGTTCAGCCTGATCTAATAACTGACAAAGGATACATAGAGCACACAATCAGGTATGCAATTGACTGTGGGATCATAGACCAATGGCTGCTTGGGCAAGTGCGCGGCTTCCCACCTGAAGAAGATATGGAAGAAGAAGTGGTCCCTGATCCAAATGGCATTAGGTCGATAACGGAAATGGAATACCGAACGCTAAAGcctgtaagttga
- the LOC122311848 gene encoding probable 6-phosphogluconolactonase 1: protein MAVSEARDDRGEVRIHESLDELSTNLADYIAELSEASVKERGVFAIALSGGSLLDLIGKLCEAPYNQTVDWAKWYIFWADERVVAKNHTDSNYKQAKDGLLSKVPIVPSHVHSINVSVSAEEAADEYEFSIRQLVKTRVVSVSEIDDCPKFDLILLGMGPDGHIASLFPNNSVLNKRDEWVTFITDSPEPPPERITFTLPVINSAFNVAIVVTGDSKAEAVHLAIDDVGRDCPSPPARMVQPMRGKLVWFLDKPAASKLDRSQFSE from the exons ATGGCTGTCTCTGAGGCTCGTGACGATAGAGGGGAGGTGAGAATCCATGAAAGTTTGGATGAGCTTAGCACCAATTTGGCAGACTATATTGCTGAATTATCAGAGGCATCGGTGAAGGAGCGGGGTGTCTTTGCCATTGCGTTGTCTGGTGGTTCTCTCCTTGACTTAATAGG AAAACTCTGTGAAGCTCCGTACAACCAGACTGTAGACTGGGCCAAATGGTACATATTTTGGGCTGATGAGCGTGTTGTGGCCAAAAATCATACTGACAGCAATTATAAGCAAGCAAAGGATGGCCTATTGTCCAAG GTGCCTATAGTTCCCAGTCATGTGCATTCTATTAATGTCTCAGTGTCAGCTGAGGAGGCTGCTGATGAGTACGAGTTTTCCATTCGTCAATTAGTGAAAACTCGTGTAGTCAGTGTGTCCGAGATTGATGACTGCCCTAAGTTTGACCTTATACTCCTTGGAATGGGCCCCGATGGCCATATTGCCTCACTGTTCCCTAACAACTCGGTGCTCAACAAAAGAGATGAGTGGGTAACTTTTATTACAGACTCTCCGGAACCCCCACCGGAGAGAATCACATTCACTTTGCCTGTTATCAACTCAGCCTTCAATGTAGCCATAGTTGTAACAGGTGACAGCAAAGCAGAGGCTGTGCACTTGGCAATTGACGACGTGGGACGTGACTGCCCGTCACCTCCCGCGAGGATGGTCCAGCCAATGAGAGGGAAGTTGGTATGGTTTTTGGACAAGCCAGCTGCATCAAAACTTGACCGTTCTCAATTTTCTGAGTAG